A single region of the Micropterus dolomieu isolate WLL.071019.BEF.003 ecotype Adirondacks linkage group LG02, ASM2129224v1, whole genome shotgun sequence genome encodes:
- the LOC123966090 gene encoding uncharacterized protein LOC123966090, with translation MKLSHKVLKSRVNSHPAVLEEPGESDTDTNMSWQYRGQKYIMYHGTTREAAKAIKHEGFRQSAGGMLGSGVYFSTDLENASRYPLGHPEFDKVVIMVEVHVGRVIKIDYHGHPLQKTWHDHGYDTAWVPPGCGMVMSGSGGDCVWDPDRIKYIKTLHSSDTDTNLSWQDRGQKYIIYHGTTRKAAKAIKHEGFRQSAGGMLGRGVYFSTDPENASRYPLGHPEFDKVVIMVEVHVGRVIKIDYHGHPLQKTWHDHGYDTAWVPPGCGMVMSGSGGDCVWDPDRIKYIKTLHSSDTDTNVNQGCRGQIYKMYHGTSRKAAKAIKHEGFQQSAGGMLGRGVYLSRDLQKASHYPIGHPASDKVVIMVEVNVGRVIKIDHYGHPLQKTWHDHGYDTALVPPGCGMVMSGLEEDCVWDPDRIKYIKSIKLHKDEDR, from the exons ATGAAACTTTCTCACAAAGTTCTTAAAAGCAGAGTGAACTCACATCCTGCAGTCTTGGAGGAACCTGGAGAAAG TGATACTGACACCAACATGAGCTGGCAGTACAGAGgtcaaaaatatataatgtaccATGGGACCACCAGGGAGGCTGCTAAAGCCATCAAGCACGAAGGTTTTCGTCAGTCTGCAGGCGGGATGCTCGGCAGCGGCGTCTACTTCAGCACAGACCTGGAGAACGCTAGCCGCTATCCCCTCGGTCACCCAGAGTTTGACAAGGTCGTCATTATGGTTGAGGTCCACGTGGGGAGAGTGATAAAGATCGATTATCATGGCCATCCACTTCAGAAGACCTGGCATGACCATGGCTACGACACCGCCTGGGTGCCACCGGGGTGTGGAATGGTGATGAGCGGTTCAGGGGGGGATTGTGTCTGGGATCCCGATCGCATCAAgtacattaaaacattacataGCAG TGATACTGACACCAACCTGAGCTGGCAGGACAGAggtcaaaaatatataatctacCATGGGACCACCAGGAAGGCTGCTAAAGCCATCAAGCACGAAGGTTTTCGTCAGTCTGCAGGCGGGATGCTCGGCCGCGGCGTCTACTTCAGCACAGACCCGGAGAACGCTAGCCGCTATCCCCTCGGTCACCCAGAGTTTGACAAGGTCGTCATTATGGTTGAGGTCCACGTGGGGAGAGTGATAAAGATCGATTATCATGGCCATCCACTTCAGAAGACCTGGCATGACCATGGCTACGACACCGCCTGGGTGCCACCCGGGTGTGGAATGGTGATGAGCGGTTCAGGGGGGGATTGTGTCTGGGATCCCGATCGCATCAAgtacattaaaacattacataGCAG TGATACTGACACCAACGTGAACCAGGGGTGCAGAggtcaaatatataaaatgtaccACGGCACCTCCAGGAAGGCTGCTAAAGCCATCAAGCACGAAGGTTTTCAGCAGTCTGCAGGCGGGATGCTCGGCCGCGGCGTCTACCTCAGCAGAGACCTGCAGAAGGCTAGCCACTATCCCATTGGTCACCCTGCGTCTGACAAGGTCGTCATTATGGTTGAGGTCAATGTGGGGAGAGTGATAAAGATCGATCATTATGGCCATCCACTTCAGAAGACCTGGCATGACCATGGCTACGACACCGCCTTGGTGCCACCCGGGTGTGGGATGGTGATGAGCGGATTGGAGGAGGATTGTGTCTGGGATCCCGACCGAATCAAGTACATTAAATCCATAAAACTACACAAAGATGAAGATAGATGA